The following coding sequences lie in one Maribacter forsetii DSM 18668 genomic window:
- a CDS encoding TIGR00266 family protein has protein sequence MNAHEIDYEIFGEEMQYVEIELDPQEAVVAEAGSFMMMDTDIKMSTIFGDGSNQDNSVLGKIFSAGKRMLTGESLFMTAFLNIGQGKKQVSFASPYPGKILPIDLSEMGGRFICQKDAFLCAAQGVSVGIEFSKKLGRGLFGGEGFIMQKLEGDGMAFVHAGGTLAKKTLAPGEVLKVDTGCIVGFTKEVDYDIEFVGGIRNTVFGGEGLFFATLRGPGTVYIQSLPFSRLAGRVLASIPRGGKDKGEGSILGTLGDIVGGDNRF, from the coding sequence ATGAACGCACACGAAATAGATTACGAGATTTTTGGGGAAGAAATGCAATATGTTGAAATAGAGCTAGACCCGCAAGAAGCAGTTGTTGCCGAAGCTGGTAGTTTTATGATGATGGATACCGATATTAAAATGAGTACCATTTTTGGTGATGGTAGCAATCAAGACAATAGCGTTTTAGGAAAGATTTTTTCAGCAGGAAAAAGAATGTTGACAGGTGAGAGTCTTTTCATGACGGCATTTTTAAATATAGGTCAGGGAAAAAAACAGGTGAGTTTTGCTTCTCCATATCCCGGTAAAATTCTACCAATTGATCTATCAGAAATGGGCGGTCGCTTTATATGCCAAAAAGATGCCTTTTTATGTGCAGCACAAGGAGTATCTGTAGGTATAGAGTTTTCAAAGAAATTAGGTCGCGGACTTTTTGGTGGTGAAGGTTTTATCATGCAAAAATTAGAAGGCGACGGAATGGCTTTCGTTCATGCAGGTGGAACATTGGCAAAAAAGACATTGGCTCCGGGTGAAGTTTTAAAAGTAGATACCGGTTGTATCGTTGGTTTTACGAAAGAAGTAGATTACGATATTGAATTCGTTGGCGGTATTAGAAATACAGTTTTTGGCGGAGAAGGTTTATTCTTTGCAACCCTACGCGGACCGGGAACTGTTTATATACAATCACTACCATTTAGCAGATTAGCAGGAAGGGTACTAGCATCTATACCAAGAGGAGGAAAAGATAAAGGAGAAGGTAGTATTCTAGGTACACTTGGTGACATTGTTGGTGGGGATAATCGGTTTTAA